The DNA region TCATGTTAGCACTGGGGCTCGGAGCAACTAGGAAGTGTGCATCATCACCTCGTTTTCGATCCGGGGGAACTCTTCTGCCCCAAGCTTCTGGAAGTAGACAGGCAGGTACTGGTATGGTAGATCGCTGCATGTGAAAACGCATGAGATGTCTCCGGTCGTCTCATCCCTCAGCTGATCCAGCCCCTCCGCCTTCTCGAGGTTTGAGATGTACTCGAGGAGGCCGTAGAGCGCTTCTCCGGACGACGGGCCGGCAATGAGTCCCTCTCTCGAGAGACGCATAGACATGCGGTACGAGTCAACAGACGAAACCTCAATCCGAGAGTCGACAGTGCCTTGCCACGGAAAGCCGGAGGTATGGAAGCCGTGGAAATGCCTCGGGCCCGGCGTGGGGTCTCCGAACTTGTTGAAGATGCTGACCTATCATCAGGGGCTGGAAACAAGGTGAAGGGATGAGAAAGGACTCACCCGACGACCTTGACTGCCGGCTTCTGTGACTTCAGATACACGCCTGTCCCTGTTATTGCACCTGGATAATGGTGATTATTAGCCAAGTCAAGAGGCAAGCGTCATCACTCATCAGTTCCCACCTCCAGTGCCAACCGTCGAGCAAAAGATGTTGATCTGAGGCAGCTGTTTAAAAATCTGGGGCCCCGTCCACTCCTCGTGGGCTTTCCAGTTCTTGCTCGTAAGTCAGCAATTCGATCTCGTTGCGCGAATAGTAAAACCTACGTTCGGGTTGTCATACTGCCCAGGGTATACCACGTCCTCATTTTGTGCGGCTTTTCTCCGCAACCTGCACATGATGCCCGTAGGATCTGTGGGCTCCTGCTGGGCGAGACCTCCATAGAGACACCTAATCGGAATCAAAAGGCAAAGTCAGATTTGTAcacggggaggggggcaaaCGAGTCTAAAAGAGGGGTCTCACGGTCGGATGCCAAAGAAGCGAAGCATGTTCAACGACTCTGGCGGCTTCTTATTCGTCACGTaggcgtcgacgtcttcgtTCCCCCAGAGAACCCGGGCTAGGATGCCAAGAGACAGCACCGTCGACCCCGAGCTCGCTTCGACAATCTTCTTGTCGTGGGCATCAGGCCTGTTTCGTAGCATCTTCAGGGCTACAAAAACTCCACCCTGTCAGTTCGCAGCAGTCGCAGGGCCGTCGGGTCAGAAGTCGTAATCACGTACCAGGCAGAGACTTGACGTTCTGCGCCGGCAGGCAAGTGAGCATCTTTGCATAGATCCTGACGCCATCTTTCCGGAAGGGATTCAGCCGATCTGGAATCTCGACcaaagggagagggggatTCTTATCGGGATCGAAGTAGTCGGCCACGGAATGACGGCCACTGAAGACATAGTTCTGGTCCGACATATCGACAGATGGAACAGAATTTCCGCTTGAGGGGTGCACAGTCTTGGCCCGGACGGAAGAGCACAGAAGGGATGGATGCCAGAATCGGACTACTAATATGGCCGAACGGCAGTGTCTGGACTCGGGAGACCTGGAGACCAAACTATATCGGCAAAGGAACACACGGATGGACCTCACGCACGACCGGCTTCGCGTATTAGGCATTCGGTGTTCATGACCACGGCCTCGAATCATTCCGCGGCAAAGAAAACATGGTATGGTGTCACGTTGGCCAACCCGCATTGGCCGAAGATGCCACCATCGATCTACTTACGATCCCGGTTGCCTCTGGTGTGACAGACAGTGCAGCACAGTGCTAAAGGCCAAGCACTTCTTGGGAGCTCCGGGGGTCCATTCTGGGCGCGCTGAACCTGCGTAATAACTTGCTCAATGACCTGAGGTGGATGGATATGCAGGGAGCTGCAGGACGCTGCATGAAGCTAGCCGCAGGACGGGGGACCTTTTGATACCGAACGTACGCGCCGAGgcctactactactaccttACATAGTAAGGGCTGGAGGAATCATATGAGTTCCCGAGAGGGTGCGAGGTGACTGACTGAAGAATAACCCCGGCTTATGAGGATGTACTACTGGCTGGGCCGCTGGACAAGTGCAAGGAACCACACTTCACTCACACGGCAAACCTGCTCAACTCACTTTgcgccatcgtcaacaaTCCTCTCGCCACCCTCTTGActttgttgttgttgactTTGATGTTGTTGCCAACCGCAATGGGTCACACAGACACCATGATCGCCAGCCTCAGTTGGAACATTGTGGTCAAGACTGGCGAGGAGCACGGTAAGTGACATGTCCTGCTCCCGGCTCGGGAgtcttgttgctgttgtgTTAGACTGACAAGTGAGAGCATAGTCACCCTGCAAGCCTCCCGGACAACCATCCTACCTGGTACCATAGAGGCTGGGCAGCGCCACTGGTATCTGGACTTGGAGCGCGTCTCTCCCCAACAGGCGTCATCCGTGGAAAGCCCTCTGGTCATCCATCTGGATGATGCCAACAACGCCGCCACTTCCTTGCTGGAAAGCTTCATCAACCAAGACCCCCGCCATGCCGCCATCCTCAGGCTGGCCTTCTCGGGAGAggccggcaccgtcatcaGGTCGGATTTTCTCTCCTACCGCCTTCACGGCTGCGAGGATACTCCCCTGATCGTGGGCTTCCTCGACCCTTTGTCCCCCGTGATCGCGACGACCCCAGACCAGGCAACCCGCGTCAAGACAAGGGACgacttcctctccctcctccacgccgccgtcggtggCGTCGTCGCCTGCGCCAACACCCCGGAAGACACCGCTCAAGCCCTCCGCGCCCGTCTGGACGACGAGTTCAACAAACGCCTCTCCGCCCCGTGGAGCGTGCCGCCGCAGCCCCTCGCCCGGAAACGCGTCTTCTGGGTCCAGGGCCGCGCCAACATCGAAGCAAGCCAGCAGTTTTACAaggccgcccgcgccctcggcatcacgctcgtcgtcctcgacgagcccggCCACTggctcgaggacgaca from Colletotrichum higginsianum IMI 349063 chromosome 4, whole genome shotgun sequence includes:
- a CDS encoding Cysteine synthase K/M:Cysteine synthase B, with the protein product MSDQNYVFSGRHSVADYFDPDKNPPLPLVEIPDRLNPFRKDGVRIYAKMLTCLPAQNVKSLPVFVALKMLRNRPDAHDKKIVEASSGSTVLSLGILARVLWGNEDVDAYVTNKKPPESLNMLRFFGIRPCLYGGLAQQEPTDPTGIMCRLRRKAAQNEDVVYPGQYDNPNNWKAHEEWTGPQIFKQLPQINIFCSTVGTGGAITGTGVYLKSQKPAVKVVGIFNKFGDPTPGPRHFHGFHTSGFPWQGTVDSRIEVSSVDSYRMSMRLSREGLIAGPSSGEALYGLLEYISNLEKAEGLDQLRDETTGDISCVFTCSDLPYQYLPVYFQKLGAEEFPRIENEILLQCDQNRHDERWVLDARKAATILFGTGELGSRQKAVSKTASKDCDLGKLSPAQKPSTSRSWISYLLHLLFSQTPHSESDCCPSHFRGSVLPSVLVLDLRSQADFEALHLPGSHSVPLEGLTSSLADGDLFGDAKSVHMVWTQIQKRFDEPRVARRLLSARDNHHTVMLVCYNGDASKLASSTLRAKDYEAFSVEGGIEALWAEVQGRGLV